In one Sphingomonas hankookensis genomic region, the following are encoded:
- a CDS encoding alpha/beta hydrolase family protein, giving the protein MRAFPLMSLLLAGAALAAAPIPPAAAQDAPAARQQTLTAQATRLGAVDVTATPRADGGVTINGRLDGNQFALAFPKGWSGDGLLYAHGYSTPGTPVAVSPDPVDKGPGTGALGEAYRQGYAVGHSAYAKAGLGVEAGTKATARLRDLLAQMGGKRIYAMGDSMGGGIVVTLLERYPTAFAGGFARCGVVASWQDILGRLIDMRLAYAVLTRGTPYALPGNADVRRDAVSPLPPAGTPDAAAQAYVFGQIAKVGMPPLALWTAAQKDPNGREARIVRAVTEIGGFDYDAASLAYPLVTAALGAEDMAATAGGWFHGNVGKTYRASSLSAEENAALNRDIQRVTAAPRALAYLREWRTATGRIGAPLVTIHNRIDSLVPYAQEAMLAAAVAKAGRTAKLTQFTVPATRALLPIGGIEGYTHCGFDKTQTLAAWNALRGWVEQGRKPDATLR; this is encoded by the coding sequence ATGCGCGCCTTTCCCCTGATGTCCCTGCTCCTCGCCGGTGCTGCGCTCGCGGCCGCCCCGATTCCGCCCGCCGCCGCGCAGGACGCACCCGCCGCGCGGCAGCAGACGCTCACGGCACAGGCGACGCGGCTGGGCGCCGTCGACGTCACCGCGACGCCCCGCGCCGACGGCGGCGTGACGATCAACGGCCGGCTCGACGGCAACCAGTTCGCGCTGGCCTTTCCCAAGGGGTGGTCGGGCGACGGCCTGCTCTACGCCCATGGCTATTCGACCCCCGGCACCCCGGTCGCGGTATCCCCCGATCCGGTCGACAAGGGACCGGGCACCGGCGCGCTCGGCGAAGCCTATCGCCAGGGCTATGCCGTCGGCCACAGCGCCTATGCCAAGGCGGGGCTGGGCGTCGAAGCGGGCACGAAAGCCACCGCCCGGCTGCGCGACCTGCTGGCGCAGATGGGCGGCAAGCGCATCTATGCGATGGGTGATTCGATGGGCGGCGGGATCGTGGTCACGCTGCTCGAACGCTATCCGACCGCGTTCGCCGGCGGGTTCGCGCGCTGCGGCGTCGTCGCCAGCTGGCAGGATATCCTCGGCCGGCTGATCGACATGCGCCTCGCCTATGCCGTGCTGACCCGGGGCACGCCCTATGCGCTGCCCGGCAATGCCGACGTCCGCCGCGACGCGGTCTCGCCGCTGCCGCCCGCCGGCACGCCCGATGCCGCCGCGCAGGCCTATGTCTTCGGTCAGATCGCCAAGGTCGGCATGCCGCCGCTGGCGCTATGGACCGCTGCACAAAAGGACCCGAACGGCCGCGAGGCGCGGATCGTGCGCGCCGTCACCGAGATCGGCGGCTTCGACTATGACGCTGCCTCGCTCGCCTATCCGCTGGTCACCGCCGCGCTGGGTGCCGAGGACATGGCCGCGACCGCCGGTGGATGGTTCCATGGCAATGTCGGCAAAACCTATCGCGCATCGTCGCTGTCGGCGGAGGAGAATGCCGCGCTGAACCGCGATATCCAGCGGGTGACGGCGGCACCGCGCGCGCTCGCCTATCTGCGCGAATGGCGCACCGCCACCGGCCGGATCGGCGCGCCGTTGGTGACGATCCACAACCGCATCGATTCGCTCGTGCCCTATGCGCAGGAAGCGATGCTCGCCGCCGCGGTGGCAAAGGCGGGGCGGACCGCGAAGCTCACCCAGTTCACCGTCCCTGCGACCCGCGCCCTGCTGCCCATCGGCGGGATCGAGGGCTATACCCATTGCGGCTTCGACAAGACGCAGACGCTGGCCGCGTGGAACGCGCTGCGCGGATGGGTCGAACAGGGCCGCAAGCCCGATGCGACGCTGCGCTGA
- a CDS encoding alpha/beta hydrolase, whose protein sequence is MTLHRFLVDLTIALIGLGSAPAMAQSVAVPAFTLPPSSQLSDEARTVLVRMQAETAPKTIAGDLAQQRAFYQQWNDRRRAEMRRHFATRERRERIAGVPVTIVDPVAGIAPGNAGRVLINVHGGAFLWGSGSGALVEAIPIAATMRVRVVTLDYRLAPEHRYPAASQDVAAIYRALLKTHRPENIGIYGCSAGGVITAQATAWLRRIGLPRPGAIGTFCGTGAPYSGDSPHWAGPMTGEEALPTPVLPATLPTPYMAGVAADDPAAYPLRSDTETHAMPPTLLLAGGRDFAVSALTLAHRRLTAAGVASELQLFDGLPHAFFMWPDMPESTEAFRLVARFFDRHLGRRPR, encoded by the coding sequence ATGACCCTGCACCGCTTCCTTGTCGACTTGACGATCGCCCTGATCGGCTTGGGGAGCGCACCGGCGATGGCGCAATCGGTGGCGGTGCCCGCCTTCACCCTGCCCCCGTCCAGCCAGCTGAGCGACGAGGCGCGCACGGTGCTGGTGCGGATGCAGGCGGAAACCGCGCCCAAGACCATTGCCGGCGACCTCGCGCAGCAACGCGCCTTCTACCAGCAATGGAACGACCGCCGCCGCGCCGAGATGCGCCGCCATTTCGCTACGCGCGAACGGCGGGAGCGTATCGCGGGCGTCCCCGTCACCATCGTCGATCCGGTGGCCGGCATCGCCCCCGGCAATGCCGGTCGCGTGCTTATCAACGTCCATGGCGGTGCCTTTCTCTGGGGATCGGGCAGCGGCGCGCTGGTCGAGGCGATCCCGATCGCGGCGACGATGCGGGTGCGGGTCGTCACGCTCGACTATCGGCTGGCGCCCGAACATCGCTATCCGGCGGCGTCGCAGGATGTGGCGGCGATCTATCGCGCCCTGCTCAAAACGCATCGGCCGGAAAATATCGGCATCTATGGCTGTTCGGCGGGCGGCGTCATCACCGCGCAGGCGACCGCATGGCTCCGCCGCATCGGACTGCCCCGCCCCGGCGCGATCGGGACCTTTTGCGGCACCGGCGCGCCCTATTCGGGCGACAGCCCCCATTGGGCCGGGCCGATGACCGGGGAAGAGGCGTTGCCGACGCCCGTTCTGCCCGCGACCTTGCCGACCCCCTATATGGCGGGCGTGGCGGCTGACGACCCTGCCGCCTATCCGCTGCGCTCGGACACCGAAACCCACGCGATGCCGCCGACGCTGCTGCTGGCGGGCGGACGCGACTTCGCGGTCAGCGCGCTGACCCTCGCCCATCGCCGCCTGACCGCTGCCGGCGTGGCGAGCGAGTTGCAACTGTTCGACGGCCTGCCCCACGCTTTCTTCATGTGGCCCGACATGCCCGAATCGACCGAAGCCTTTCGCCTGGTCGCCCGCTTCTTCGACCGGCATCTCGGCCGCCGCCCTCGTTAA